Part of the Pyxidicoccus trucidator genome is shown below.
GTAGCGCTCGAGGTCCGCGGGCACCGGGCGTGAGTCGAGCCGCTCGGTGAAGTACCACTGCCACAGGGCTTCCTCGTCGACGCCGGCTTCCTCGGGTGCGGGGTGCTCCAGCCCCGAGCGCGAGAGCACCCGCGCCTTGCGCTCGGCACGGTCCACCAGCAGCCCGTACACGCCGAGGGCGCGCAGGTGGTCCGGCAGGCACTGCTCCACGTCCGAGGCGTGCAGCAGCGCCGTCTGGCGGACGCAGGCCTCGTCCCGGAAGAAGCGCAGCGGCTGCTCCAGGCGCTGCTCCACCAGCCACTGCTGGAAGCGGCTCAGCTCCATCAGGCCCTGCTCGCGGCGGAAGCCCTCGCAGGCCCGCTGCACGGTCTCCAGCTCCACCGCGCCCGCGCGGCGCCGGGCAAGCTCCAGGGCCAGGGCGCGGGCCAGGACTCCGGCACGAATCCGGGGGAGGAGGCCGCCCACCCGCAGCTCCTCGAGCAGGGCCTCTCGCGGGAGCGCCTCGGCGCTGGCGCCGCCCCGGTACCCGGGCGCGAGCCGCCCGGCGCAGCGGCAGGCCTCCAGCCATGCATCGGTTTGAGCGAGCGAATAGGAGACCTGCTTCGGCTCGGAGTTCTCCGCCAGCGACTCGCGCATGTGGCGGAGCATGGCCAGGGCGTCCAGACGCTTCTGGTCCACGCGCCCCCCTGGCAGCCATTCCCGCAGGCGCCGCAGCGGCTCGGGCGGCAGGCCCGCGTCCACGGCCCTCCCGAGCAGGGCCGGCCAGCTCCGCTCGGGGTAGTAGAGCGCCTTCGCGAGCCGCTCCAGGCGCGCCCTCTCCTCCGTGTCCAACACGCCCCGCTGTTCGGCGTGGGCCAGGGTGGCGCGGATGTTGACCATGGCCTCGGAGAGCGGGCGGAAGCCGTCCTCGGCGGGGGCATGGACGACGGCCACCTCGTCGTCATCCATCAGGTCGCCGCGCTGGAAGGCCTCGAAGATGGCGCCCACGCCCTCCATGCCGAAGGAGGCCAGCTCCGCCGCGCGCAGCGCCCCCATGCTCGCGGCGCCGAAGACGGGGATGCCCTCGGCCATGGCCCAGAGAATCTCCTTGTGCCAGACGGAGGGAACGCTATCGAAGAAGCCGTCGATGAGGCCGATGGCGCGCGGTCGCTCCAGCGCGGCCCGGTAGACATCGCCCTGCGCCGCGGGCGGAAGGAACACGGCGTCCAGCTCGCGCGTCCCCTCGGAGGCGGAGAGCGTGGGCCCGGCGAAGACGTACATCATGACGCGTGCTCCTTCAGCACGTCCCGCGCCCTGCGGCCCGGGACGTAGCCGGGCGCGTCGTGGGGCGCCTCCAGCCCGGCCACCACCACCCGCGTCACGGGAATGCCGAGCTCGGGTCGGGACAGGTCCACCGCCACCGCCTCATGCAGCCCCGCCTCCGCCAGCCGCGCCAGCTCCCAGGCCACGTCCTCGTCGAACGTCCTGCCCACGAAGGTGGGGACGTCCTGGAAGCGCCGGGCGGGCGGCCCGCAGCGCATCCGCTCCACCTCCTTGCGCCAGACGACAGGGTCCCGAAAGGCCGTGTAGCAGCGCGACAGCCCCAGGTCATCGCGAGCGCCGGAGATGAACGTGAGCCGCACCTGGGCCGCCTCGGTGAGCGCGCGCAGCAGGGCCACCTCGCGAGCCGGATGGCACCCCGCTCCCGACGTGGGGGCGCGGGGACGGAGCGGCTCCGGCGAGCGCTCGGCGAGCACGCAGTAGAAGCTGGCCAGCCCCACGTCCGTCGTCGTCTCCCAGACGGCCACCTCCATGCCGGCGCGCTCGAAGCGCTCCAGCACCTGGAGGCAGGCCGGGTCATCCACGGTGTCCGGGTCCAGCCGCGTCTCGCGCCGTGCCGCCTCGCCGCGCAGGTGCCAGAGGCAGGTGGCGTCCCGCTCCACCACCTCGCAGAGCCCGTGGCTGAGGGCCTCCAGCGGATGGTTGCCGGAGGCCAGGCCATTGGAGCTCATGAAGAACGCGCCACTGCCCTCGGGCAGCGGCAGGGTGAAGTCGGTGTGGACGGACTCGAAGGGCAGCCACCGGGGCGTGCCGTCCCGGAGGTCCCTTCCCTCAACCCACAACAAGCGCCGCGCTGGATGGAAGGCGTGGACGGACAGGCGCGGGAGCAGGCCCACGTCCACCACCGGGCGGCGGGCGCTCAGCTCTTCATGGCTGGCGCGCAGCAGGGGCAGGTCGATGTGCTCGGCATGGTAGGACTCCACCGCCTCCATGAGCCCGGAGGCCTGTGCGGCGGCCAGGTCCAGTCCCTTGCCCTGGGACACCGACAGCGAGCGCGCGTTGGGCCGGCACACGGCCACGACGGGAAGCCCAATCCAGTCCAGGCCCGTCAGGTTGGCGATGCGGGTGATGCCCATGCGTCCCATGAGGGGCCTGACGCGACGGAGCGTCTCCTCGGGAGGAATCAGGCGGTGCGTGCCCGTGCGCCACGACTTGGGAGCCACCGGGCCGTTGCTCCCAGCGACGGTGGCATTCAATCCATCCATTCGGGGTCTCCCCTGGATGAATGGGGACTGGAGCACCCGGGCGACAAGGCGGCCCGCGGGGTCATGGCGGGCGGGGACAGCCCTCCCTAGTTTGAGATGGGCCCGAAGGAGGCATGGCGATGAGAGCGGTGACGAGCGTGGTGGGGGCCACCGGACTGCTCGGCGGCGCCATCTGCGAGCACCTGGTGGCGGCGGGCAGGCCCGTGCGAGCGCTGGTGCGGCCCACCTCGGAGCCGGAGCGGCTCACCCGGCTGACACGCCTGGGCGTGGAGCCGCGGCAAGGGGACCTGAAGGAGCCCGCTTCACTGGCCGCCGTCTGTGAGGGAGCCCGGGCCGTCATCTCGACCGCCACCTGCATGCTCTCGCGGCAGCCGGGAGACTCGATTCAGGCCGTGGACGTGGACGGGCAGCTCGCCCTCCTCGAAGCCGCGCGGCGCGCCGGGGTGGAGCACTTCATCTTCATCTCGTTCATTCCGCTCCAGGAGCGCTTCCCCCTCCAGGAGGCCAAGCGCACGGTGGAGCAGGCGCTGAGACGGAGCGGGATGCCCCACTACACCATCCTCCGGCCCTCCTACTTCACCGAGGTCTGGCTGGGGCCCGCGCTGGGCTTCGACGCCGCCAACGCCCGCGCCCGGCTCTTCGGCACGGGGCATGGGAGGATGAACTGGATTTCGCTCGACGATGTCGCCCGGTTCGCCGTCGGCGCCCTGGAGCGCCCCCAGGCGCGCGACGCCATCCTCGACCTGGGCGGAGAAGAAGCCCTCAGCCAATGCGAAGTCGTGCGGCTCTTCCAGCAGTGGGACGGGCGCGAGTGGGCGCTGGACTCCATCCCCGAGCAGGTG
Proteins encoded:
- a CDS encoding YcaO-like family protein, with product MDGLNATVAGSNGPVAPKSWRTGTHRLIPPEETLRRVRPLMGRMGITRIANLTGLDWIGLPVVAVCRPNARSLSVSQGKGLDLAAAQASGLMEAVESYHAEHIDLPLLRASHEELSARRPVVDVGLLPRLSVHAFHPARRLLWVEGRDLRDGTPRWLPFESVHTDFTLPLPEGSGAFFMSSNGLASGNHPLEALSHGLCEVVERDATCLWHLRGEAARRETRLDPDTVDDPACLQVLERFERAGMEVAVWETTTDVGLASFYCVLAERSPEPLRPRAPTSGAGCHPAREVALLRALTEAAQVRLTFISGARDDLGLSRCYTAFRDPVVWRKEVERMRCGPPARRFQDVPTFVGRTFDEDVAWELARLAEAGLHEAVAVDLSRPELGIPVTRVVVAGLEAPHDAPGYVPGRRARDVLKEHAS
- a CDS encoding SDR family oxidoreductase, which codes for MRAVTSVVGATGLLGGAICEHLVAAGRPVRALVRPTSEPERLTRLTRLGVEPRQGDLKEPASLAAVCEGARAVISTATCMLSRQPGDSIQAVDVDGQLALLEAARRAGVEHFIFISFIPLQERFPLQEAKRTVEQALRRSGMPHYTILRPSYFTEVWLGPALGFDAANARARLFGTGHGRMNWISLDDVARFAVGALERPQARDAILDLGGEEALSQCEVVRLFQQWDGREWALDSIPEQVLHAEFEEATDARHRSVTALMLNIARGREVDPRPAMEAIPVRPTPVSDYVRGVLARLRGSAPEAPML
- a CDS encoding TfuA-like protein translates to MMYVFAGPTLSASEGTRELDAVFLPPAAQGDVYRAALERPRAIGLIDGFFDSVPSVWHKEILWAMAEGIPVFGAASMGALRAAELASFGMEGVGAIFEAFQRGDLMDDDEVAVVHAPAEDGFRPLSEAMVNIRATLAHAEQRGVLDTEERARLERLAKALYYPERSWPALLGRAVDAGLPPEPLRRLREWLPGGRVDQKRLDALAMLRHMRESLAENSEPKQVSYSLAQTDAWLEACRCAGRLAPGYRGGASAEALPREALLEELRVGGLLPRIRAGVLARALALELARRRAGAVELETVQRACEGFRREQGLMELSRFQQWLVEQRLEQPLRFFRDEACVRQTALLHASDVEQCLPDHLRALGVYGLLVDRAERKARVLSRSGLEHPAPEEAGVDEEALWQWYFTERLDSRPVPADLERYARDAGFASVDELRRAALREHCFLRLERECAEEERGA